One stretch of Rhodoferax lithotrophicus DNA includes these proteins:
- the gor gene encoding glutathione-disulfide reductase → MTSYDYELFVIGGGSGGVRAARIAAGLGARVAIAEGFRYGGTCVIRGCVPKKLLVYAAHFAEDFADAKGFGWTLPPAEFSWPQLIEAKDKEIARLSSIYENNLLDSEVTVLHGNARLLDPHTVVVNGLHIRAEHILIATGGTPYLPSIQGIEHAITSNEVFDLPQLPQRVLIVGGGYIAVEFAGILHGLGAQVTLCYRGQHILRGFDDEVAAHLQAEMVKKGITVRLKQDVAQIQKLADSSLSVALLDAQAAPLVVDAVLYATGRVSNTQDLGLAEVGVALNDKGGIKVNAFGQTNLPSVHAVGDVTHHISLTPVAIREGAALANTLFGPAPVSADLSTVPSAVFSQPPIGTVGLTEAQALAQYGEIDIYSSTFRSLRHTLSRRDERTLVKLVVDSASQRVLGAHMVGADAPEIIQGLAIAIHMRATKADFDATVALHPSAAEEFVTLRNKIVRKRQE, encoded by the coding sequence ATGACTTCATACGACTACGAGCTCTTTGTCATAGGTGGTGGCTCGGGTGGTGTGCGTGCTGCGCGCATTGCCGCTGGCCTGGGCGCGCGGGTGGCGATTGCCGAGGGTTTTCGTTACGGCGGCACCTGCGTCATCAGGGGTTGTGTGCCCAAAAAGCTGCTGGTTTACGCCGCCCATTTTGCCGAAGACTTTGCCGATGCCAAAGGTTTTGGCTGGACGCTACCGCCTGCCGAATTCTCCTGGCCGCAACTGATAGAGGCCAAAGACAAAGAGATAGCCCGCCTGAGCAGCATTTACGAAAACAATCTGTTGGACTCCGAGGTGACGGTGTTGCACGGCAATGCCCGTCTGCTGGACCCACATACCGTGGTGGTGAACGGCCTGCACATCCGCGCCGAACACATCCTGATTGCCACCGGTGGCACACCCTACTTGCCAAGCATCCAAGGCATTGAGCACGCCATCACCTCCAATGAGGTGTTTGACTTGCCGCAGTTGCCCCAACGGGTGCTGATTGTGGGCGGTGGGTACATCGCGGTGGAGTTTGCGGGCATCCTCCACGGGCTGGGCGCACAGGTCACCTTGTGTTACCGGGGCCAACACATCTTGCGCGGTTTTGATGACGAGGTGGCGGCGCACTTGCAGGCCGAGATGGTCAAAAAAGGCATCACGGTGCGGCTGAAGCAAGACGTGGCACAGATTCAAAAATTGGCGGACAGCAGCTTGTCTGTCGCGCTGCTTGACGCACAGGCCGCGCCGCTGGTGGTGGACGCGGTGTTGTACGCCACGGGCCGGGTGTCCAACACCCAGGACCTGGGCTTGGCCGAGGTCGGGGTGGCGTTGAACGACAAGGGCGGCATCAAGGTCAATGCATTTGGCCAAACCAACCTGCCCAGTGTGCACGCGGTGGGGGATGTGACCCATCACATTTCACTCACTCCGGTGGCGATTCGGGAAGGCGCGGCGCTGGCCAACACCTTGTTTGGCCCGGCACCGGTCAGCGCCGACCTGAGCACCGTGCCCTCGGCCGTGTTCAGCCAGCCACCGATTGGCACCGTTGGCCTGACCGAGGCTCAGGCGCTGGCGCAGTATGGCGAAATCGACATTTACAGCAGCACCTTTCGCAGCCTGCGCCACACCTTGTCGCGGCGCGATGAGCGCACCCTGGTCAAACTGGTTGTGGACAGTGCCAGCCAGCGGGTGCTGGGTGCGCACATGGTGGGGGCGGATGCACCCGAGATCATCCAGGGTCTGGCGATTGCCATTCACATGCGGGCGACCAAAGCCGACTTTGATGCCACCGTGGCCCTGCACCCCTCTGCGGCAGAAGAGTTTGTGACCCTGCGCAACAAGATCGTGCGCAAAAGACAGGAATAA
- a CDS encoding glutathione S-transferase family protein has protein sequence MTLKFYMTPGSCSTGIHILLEELDLPFEVTIVNLPAGDHLQPAYQALNPKGTIPTLVLTGGQALTEFQAIAYWLARTYPRNRLLSEDTLLAAQTLELMDYVVGTLHGQGYTRIFTTERYLPVDLADADRASWQQSIQARGREIVNEAFAVIDARLPETGYAMGANFSIADAALFYVEFWADKTGLSLPPRCAAHYQRVRSRPVVQRVLREEGYR, from the coding sequence ATGACCCTCAAGTTCTATATGACCCCCGGCTCCTGCTCCACCGGCATCCACATCCTGCTGGAAGAGCTGGACTTGCCGTTTGAAGTCACCATCGTCAACCTGCCCGCGGGGGATCACCTCCAACCCGCCTACCAGGCGCTCAACCCCAAGGGCACGATCCCGACCCTGGTGCTGACGGGTGGCCAGGCCCTGACCGAGTTCCAGGCCATCGCCTACTGGCTGGCCCGAACCTACCCCCGCAACCGCCTGCTGTCGGAAGATACGCTGCTGGCCGCACAAACGCTGGAGCTGATGGACTATGTGGTGGGCACGCTGCATGGCCAGGGCTACACCCGCATCTTCACCACCGAGCGCTACCTGCCCGTCGACTTGGCCGATGCCGACCGGGCCTCCTGGCAACAAAGTATCCAGGCGCGTGGCCGAGAGATCGTCAATGAGGCTTTTGCCGTCATCGACGCGCGTTTGCCAGAGACCGGTTATGCCATGGGGGCCAACTTCTCCATCGCTGACGCGGCGCTGTTCTACGTCGAGTTCTGGGCCGACAAAACCGGCCTGAGCCTGCCACCACGTTGCGCCGCCCACTACCAACGGGTGCGCAGCCGCCCGGTGGTGCAGCGGGTATTGCGCGAGGAGGGATACCGCTGA
- a CDS encoding antibiotic biosynthesis monooxygenase family protein has protein sequence MFIAMNRFRIAPGREAEFIEVWRQRDSRLADVPGFKTFNLLQGPGTAEATVFVSHSTWDSAAAFEAWTRSESFRAAHASAGQQRGLYLGPPQFEGFEVVL, from the coding sequence ATGTTTATCGCCATGAATCGTTTCCGTATCGCGCCCGGTCGTGAGGCTGAGTTCATTGAAGTCTGGCGCCAGCGCGACAGTCGCCTGGCCGACGTGCCGGGCTTCAAAACCTTCAACCTGTTGCAAGGGCCGGGCACGGCAGAGGCCACCGTCTTTGTCTCACACTCCACCTGGGACAGCGCCGCCGCTTTTGAGGCCTGGACACGCTCTGAATCCTTCCGTGCCGCCCACGCCAGCGCGGGCCAACAGCGCGGCCTGTACCTCGGGCCACCGCAGTTTGAAGGCTTTGAGGTGGTGCTGTAA
- a CDS encoding FUSC family protein, with the protein MINGRNWRDVVALVQTEWHHLTTINASDRRWAMPFCAALASGLPLLVGAYFGQLNFGLVSSLGGLVFVYTPKTPLSHRMVVLMACAFGMSASYALGVMAHFWPLLLVPVLTFIAILVTMVCRFYAVGPPGSLFFVMAAAIGAYAPGELMQIPQSVGLLTLGALLACLIAFFYSLYHLRQQAAEPVRPLPPASFDFVVVDSVVIGVFVGLSLTVAQVLRLERAYWVPISCMAVMQGGSLRAVWNKQVQRIVGTAVGLLLAWVLLMLVLDAWRVALLMMALTFCIEVLVVRHYGLAVIFITPLTILLAEAAYLGQGSSAVMLQARLWDTVLGSVVGLLGGVCLHSPRLRASLGPWLRKWAPTFSKG; encoded by the coding sequence ATGATAAACGGGCGCAACTGGCGTGATGTGGTTGCACTGGTGCAAACCGAATGGCACCACCTGACGACGATCAACGCCAGTGACCGGCGTTGGGCCATGCCGTTTTGTGCGGCACTCGCATCCGGCTTGCCTTTGCTGGTGGGGGCTTATTTTGGGCAATTAAATTTTGGACTGGTGTCATCGCTGGGCGGGCTGGTGTTTGTGTACACACCCAAGACACCGCTGTCGCATCGCATGGTGGTGCTGATGGCCTGTGCCTTTGGTATGAGTGCCAGTTATGCCCTGGGGGTGATGGCGCATTTTTGGCCCTTGTTGCTGGTGCCGGTGCTGACCTTTATTGCCATTCTGGTGACGATGGTGTGCCGGTTTTATGCCGTCGGGCCACCGGGCAGCTTGTTTTTTGTCATGGCCGCCGCCATTGGGGCCTATGCACCGGGGGAGCTGATGCAGATACCTCAGTCCGTCGGTTTGTTGACATTGGGGGCCTTGTTGGCCTGCCTGATTGCATTTTTCTACAGCCTGTATCACCTGCGTCAGCAAGCTGCTGAGCCGGTACGGCCCTTGCCGCCAGCCAGCTTTGATTTTGTGGTGGTGGATTCGGTGGTGATTGGCGTTTTTGTCGGCCTGTCATTAACCGTAGCGCAGGTCCTGCGGCTGGAGCGGGCCTATTGGGTGCCGATAAGTTGCATGGCGGTGATGCAAGGCGGCAGCTTGCGGGCGGTGTGGAACAAGCAGGTGCAGCGTATTGTGGGTACCGCGGTAGGCTTGCTGCTGGCGTGGGTCTTGCTGATGCTGGTGTTGGACGCGTGGCGGGTCGCGTTGCTGATGATGGCGCTGACCTTTTGTATTGAGGTGCTGGTGGTGCGGCACTACGGCCTGGCGGTGATTTTTATCACGCCGCTGACGATTTTGCTGGCGGAAGCGGCCTATCTGGGGCAGGGTTCATCGGCCGTGATGCTGCAGGCGCGGCTGTGGGACACGGTGCTGGGCTCGGTTGTGGGTTTGTTGGGCGGGGTGTGTCTGCACAGCCCGCGTCTGCGCGCCAGCCTGGGGCCATGGCTGCGCAAGTGGGCACCGACCTTCAGCAAGGGCTAA
- a CDS encoding GGDEF domain-containing protein, giving the protein MTNLRPSSRPPWLRHPLVWLNALNDENTVVAGEFARNNLHRLRLAAFTIMLVNLVSVLLFVANSGAGNEQNARWWTTILVIQGVMATAFATLGLLAHWRLRRPPRLVWDQSLGLAGAATLVLCTAAFSIVDQWVKQGIMTLVIGLMTASMIFLIRPFHAIVLFCSTGLIGMVGLSLTQTNRTVLLSDQATVVAAMIAAILLSSLQWRDRAVNALLRRSLRLSHAALAQKKAELEVLARNDPLTGLCNRREFTRLAELELIRAMRQHTPTAFIMVDLDLFKHVNDTWGHPVGDEVLKNTARILVAGARRADVVARVGGEEMLLLMPDTDEDAAVTFANRLRETLEQTPLQRDKLVIPVTASFGVAVVPADSRAKLEHAYIAADAALYKAKQNGRNRVECAPVRTGTLPATTASSDQHPFSPC; this is encoded by the coding sequence ATGACCAATTTGCGACCCTCCTCCCGACCGCCCTGGCTTCGACATCCGTTGGTATGGCTGAACGCCCTCAATGACGAAAACACCGTGGTTGCAGGGGAATTTGCTCGCAATAACCTGCACCGCCTGCGCCTGGCAGCGTTCACCATCATGCTGGTGAACCTGGTCTCAGTCCTCTTATTCGTTGCCAACAGCGGTGCCGGCAACGAACAGAACGCACGCTGGTGGACAACCATCCTGGTTATCCAGGGGGTGATGGCCACGGCGTTCGCAACGCTGGGACTGCTCGCACACTGGAGGCTCCGCCGTCCACCGCGACTGGTTTGGGATCAGTCGCTAGGCTTGGCAGGCGCTGCAACCCTGGTGCTTTGTACGGCGGCGTTCTCCATCGTTGACCAGTGGGTCAAGCAAGGCATCATGACTCTTGTGATCGGACTCATGACTGCCAGCATGATCTTCCTGATCCGACCTTTTCACGCCATCGTGCTGTTTTGCAGCACGGGATTGATCGGGATGGTGGGCCTCTCGCTCACCCAAACCAACCGCACGGTTCTGCTTAGCGACCAGGCCACCGTGGTGGCGGCCATGATCGCCGCCATCCTGCTGTCCAGTCTGCAGTGGCGCGACAGAGCGGTCAACGCGCTGCTGCGGCGTTCGTTGCGGCTGAGCCACGCAGCCCTGGCACAAAAGAAGGCCGAACTCGAAGTCCTGGCACGTAATGACCCGCTCACAGGTCTCTGTAACCGGCGCGAGTTCACCCGGCTGGCCGAATTGGAACTGATCCGCGCCATGCGACAGCACACCCCAACGGCGTTCATCATGGTCGATCTGGATTTATTCAAACATGTGAATGACACCTGGGGGCATCCGGTGGGCGACGAGGTACTGAAAAACACGGCCCGCATCCTGGTTGCCGGGGCGCGCCGGGCAGACGTGGTGGCCCGTGTGGGTGGAGAAGAGATGCTGCTGCTCATGCCCGACACCGACGAAGATGCCGCCGTAACCTTTGCCAATCGCCTGCGGGAAACGCTGGAGCAAACACCCTTGCAACGGGACAAACTGGTGATTCCGGTGACGGCCAGTTTCGGCGTGGCCGTTGTGCCAGCAGACTCGCGCGCCAAGCTGGAGCATGCGTATATCGCCGCCGATGCGGCCCTGTACAAGGCCAAGCAAAATGGGCGCAACCGGGTCGAGTGCGCCCCTGTGCGAACCGGCACGCTGCCAGCGACTACGGCCAGCAGCGACCAACACCCATTTAGCCCTTGCTGA